The following proteins are co-located in the Gigantopelta aegis isolate Gae_Host chromosome 5, Gae_host_genome, whole genome shotgun sequence genome:
- the LOC121373835 gene encoding oocyte zinc finger protein XlCOF6.1-like has protein sequence MTSHDDRRGESDVHPESFTSIPALRILTKKDYDDRPFRCGLCLKRFFSKDDIKLHVSIHSRGKLYQCDVCKTYSHASYDLEKYKLVHSGVKAFRCEICAKCFSWSSNLNKDQQLHAGLKPFTCELCDKSFTQSSHLKQHILTHTGVKAFKCKICVKSFSQRGTLQQHMTTHTGDKPFGCEVCGKRFSRMYNLNQHVLTHNAAKAFKCVTCSRRFGQDKYLKKHMMTHIGVRPYKCPQCEKWFSQRYNMKQHQLTHAGVKSFRCEICGKCFSNRQYLKRHIATHSGYRPYKCGMCQKYYNRKENLKVHMLCHV, from the coding sequence ATGACGTCACATGATGACAGGCGTGGCGAAAGTGACGTCCATCCAGAATCGTTTACAAGCATCCCAGCTCTACGAATCCTTACAAAGAAAGATTATGACGACAGACCCTTCAGATGTGGTCTGTGTTTAAAACGTTTCTTCTCTAAGGACGACATCAAGCTACATGTTAGTATTCACAGCCGCGGAAAACTCTACCAGTGCGACGTCTGCAAGACGTATTCACACGCGAGTTACGACCTTGAAAAGTACAAGCTGGTGCACAGTGGCGTCAAGGCTTTCAGATGCGAGATCTGCGCCAAATGTTTCTCCTGGAGCTCCAACCTGAACAAAGACCAACAGCTTCATGCTGGGTTGAAACCATTCACGTGTGAGTTGTGCGACAAATCTTTCACCCAGAGCTCACACTTGAAGCAGCACATACTAACTCACACTGGCGTCAAGGCTTTTAAGTGTAAAATTTGTGTGAAATCTTTCTCTCAGAGAGGCACCTTGCAGCAGCATATGACGACTCACACCGGAGATAAGCCTTTCGGGTGTGAAGTTTGTGGGAAGCGTTTCTCAAGGATGTACAACCTGAACCAGCACGTGCTGACACACAATGCCGCCAAGGCGTTCAAGTGCGTCACGTGTTCTAGACGATTCGGCCAGGACAAGTATCTGAAGAAACATATGATGACTCACATTGGCGTCAGGCCATACAAGTGTCCTCAATGTGAGAAGTGGTTCTCGCAGAGATACAACATGAAGCAGCATCAGCTGACTCACGCTGGCGTCAAATCGTTTAGATGTGAGATTTGTGGAAAGTGTTTCTCCAATCGTCAATACTTGAAAAGACACATAGCGACTCATAGTGGCTACAGGCCCTATAAATGTGGGATGTGTCAGAAGTATTACAACCGCAAAGAAAACTTGAAGGTCCATATGTTATGTCATGTCTAA
- the LOC121373834 gene encoding gastrula zinc finger protein XlCGF26.1-like has protein sequence MSLIVGTTFDCDVCSKSFRHKYLLDTHQRVHTGEKFFTCGMCLKDFTTKRNVKQHMWIHTGVKPFKCDQCARSFTNQTSLKHHMFSHNGEKPFKCGVCAKCFPDNGHFKQHLMVHSGEKPFICGICAKCFTRSSILKQHMLKHTEDKPYRCEACAVCFADNFCYRRHMLIHARDKLHKCEICGKCYIRNSDLKNHALVHKGETFVKCDICGKCFTDDVDLKAHVLIHSEEKHFKCEICRKCFAHDSDLKDHMFDHTREKVFKCEICDRCFTRNYSLKQHVLLHADDRPFKCDSCTACFAHKNRLRDHAFVHTGEKPFICGMCTKRFTHGFMLKRHMLIHTGEKPFTCDICKKCFTQNSNLKHHVASAHTDERPFKCDVCPKSFKHNGHLKEHRLIHSGEKAFKCEVCPESFRTAANLKHHVRKKAHSSDASNRT, from the coding sequence ATGTCATTGATTGTTGGGACCACTTTCGACTGTGACGTCTGCTCGAAGAGTTTCAGACACAAATACCTTCTTGACACGCATCAACGCGTCCACACGGGCGAGAAATTCTTCACTTGTGGCATGTGTCTGAAGGATTTCACGACCAAACGCAACGTCAAACAGCACATGTGGATCCACACGGGGGTAAAACCATTTAAGTGCGACCAGTGCGCCAGAAGCTTCACCAACCAGACTAGCCTCAAACACCACATGTTTAGTCACAATGGGGAAAAGCCTTTCAAATGCGGCGTGTGCGCGAAATGTTTTCCGGACAACGGGCACTTCAAGCAACATCTGATGGTGCACAGCGGCGAAAAACCGTTCATATGCGGAATCTGCGCGAAATGTTTTACGCGGAGTTCTATCTTGAAGCAGCATATGTTGAAACATACGGAGGACAAGCCGTACAGATGCGAGGCATGCGCAGTATGTTTTGCGGACAACTTCTGTTACAGACGACACATGTTGATTCACGCTAGAGACAAGCTTCACAAGTGCGAAATATGCGGGAAATGTTACATACGAAATTCTGACTTGAAGAACCATGCATTGGTTCATAAAGGTGAGACGTTTGtcaaatgtgatatttgcggaAAATGTTTCACGGATGACGTCGACTTGAAAGCGCATGTGTTGATTCATTCAgaagaaaaacatttcaaatgcgAAATATGTAGAAAATGTTTCGCACACGATTCCGACCTCAAAGACCACATGTTTGACCACACTCGCGAAAAAGTCTTCAAATGCGAAATTTGCGACCGATGTTTTACGCGCAACTACAGCTTGAAGCAACACGTGCTGCTTCACGCAGACGACAGGCCTTTCAAGTGCGACAGCTGCACGGCATGTTTTGCGCACAAGAACCGCTTGCGGGACCACGCGTTCGTGCACACGGGGGAAAAACCCTTCATATGTGGAATGTGCACCAAACGTTTCACGCACGGCTTCATGCTAAAGCGACACATGCTCATACACACGGGAGAAAAACCGTTCACGTGCGACATctgcaagaaatgttttacgcAAAATTCCAACCTGAAACATCACGTCGCGTCGGCTCATACGGACGAGCGGCCATTCAAGTGTGACGTGTGCCCCAAATCGTTCAAGCACAACGGCCACCTGAAAGAACACCGACTGATTCACAGCGGAGAGAAAGCTTTCAAGTGTGAAGTGTGCCCCGAGAGTTTCAGAACCGCGGCCAACTTGAAGCACCACGTTAGGAAGAAGGCTCATTCTAGTGACGCCAGTAACCGGACGTAG